Below is a genomic region from Armatimonadota bacterium.
CGGTGGTGATGATGCCGAACACGAGCAGCGGCGACACCAGTTCCAGCACCCGGGTGGTGGCGTGAAAGAGCAGTTTCCACATGAGCCCGTCAGGATGCACCAGACCGAGCCAGAGCGCCACTATGCCGACAATGCCCGCTATTGCCAGCAACGGCCCCATTCCCTGACGCAGGTCCGACTGGCTGGGAGCCAGTTCGGCGCCGATGCTGAACGCAAGGTACAAGAACACGCCCGTCCGCCAGTTGCCGAAGTCCAAAGCGATCAAGGCCTCGCGGATGCTGTCCCACAGGTACAGGAAAGGCCCATCCTGGGACTGGATGCCATCCTGGCGCAACGGGATGCCGAGGACTTCAGCCAGGGCCCACAGGGTCGCGGTGCCGAAAAGCAGCGGGAAGACTGCGGCCGCTGATGTGGCGAGCCAGGGCACCGCCAGGGGACACCAGGCCTCGCCGGGTACACACTTGCCCCGGCCGTCGGGGTCGCCCAGGCAGGATACAACCTCCTTTACCCGGTACCCGCAAAGACGGTATCCTATGGCGTGCCCCAGTTCGTGGATGATGTTCCCGGGCAGCCGCAGCGCGTTGATGATCCAGCCGCCTTTCCGGCCGCGGGTGGCGGTGGCCTGCAGCACCCAGACGAACAGGAGGCGCGACAGGCTGTACAGGGCCACGACCTGCAGGGCGAACAGCGCAAGATCAGACAGCAGCGCGGAGACTGACACGCGCCGGATTATACCAGATTGCCGGGCAGGCGAGTACCGCATGCAATCTCGCCCGTCTGAGAAATGAAAGGACACGCACCCATGAAAGTCACTGTCGTCGGAGCCGGGAACGTTGGGGCCACCTGCGCCCAGAGAATTGCCGAGAATGCCATCGCCGATGTGTATCTCGTGGACGTGCTCGAAGGATTTGCGGCAGGCAAGGCGCTGGACCTTGCGGAAGCCGCACCGATCGTGGGCCACGGGAGCCGCATCAGTGGGGGGACCGAATACGGTCCCGCTGAGGGGTCGGACCTTGTGGTGATCACGGCGGGGATCGCACGGAAGCCCGGCATGTCTCGGGATGACCTCCTGGCAACCAACGGGAAGATCACGACGGAGGTGGTGACCAATGTTATGGCCCACGCGCCCGAAGCCATCCTGCTCATGGTCTCGAACCCCCTGGATGTGACCACGTACATCGCCCAGCAGGTATCGGGTCATCCGCGGGAACGGGTTTTCGGGATGGCCGGCGTTCTGGATACCGCACGGTTCCGCGCCTTCATCGCCATGGAACTGGACTGCTCGCCTGAAGATGTGACGGCAATGGTGCTCGGCGGCCATGGGGACTCCATGGTGCCGTTGCCCCGGCACTCCACCGTGAGCGGCATCCCCGTGACAGAGTTGATCCCTGAAGATCGGCTGGCCTCCATCGTCCAGCGCACCCGGGACGGTGGGGCGGAGATCGTGGGGCTGCTCAAGACCGGCAGCGCCTTCTACGCGCCCAGTGCGGCAGTGACTCAGATGGTGGCCTCGATCCTGCGGGACGAGAAGCGCATACTCCCCACCTGCGTTCAGCTAACTGGCGAGTACGGTCTGGACGATGTGTTCGTCGGCGTCCCCGCGAAGCTCGGGAAGAGCGGGATTGAGCAGATCATCGAGCTGGACCTGAACGAAGAGGAGTCCGCGGCCCTGCGTAAGTCCGCAGACGCCGTGCGCGAGACGGTAAATGCCTGGAAGGCGATGGCGTAGGGGGATGGGAGGGGGCGTCGAACGGGACGCTCGACCTACGCGGCTGGCATCCCTTTTCGCGTAGGCCGACCGTCCCGGTCGGCAGAAAACCGTCTACAGCGGTATCTTGATGTTCGCCGATATGCCCACGCCACCGACACCGCGGACCGTATCGGTCGACACTTTTTTCGTCGTCACCGGGATCAGACCCCGGCCGCGCAGGCTGCCCACCGTCAGCTCGAGCTCCGCGACGGCCTGCACTTTCTTCACTTGCTGCTCAGGCCCGATTACCTGAGCCGCGCCGACAGCCGTCCCCGTGGTGCCCACGCGGATGATGGGCACAACCTTCGTCATGCCCTCGCGCGCAATGCCCTTCTGGCTCAGGACTGAGTTGATGAACCGGTCGATGTCCGGGCCGAACTGCTTCACAATGAACGCCACGCCGCCGACGATGAGCACTTTGCCCAGAACTCCGCCCAGGTCCAGAGCATAGGAGGGCGGCGGGCCGCCGGCGATGCCCACGAGCAGGAAGAACGCGCACAAAAGCGCCGTAAGACAATGATATGGCCTGCGCCGGATCATGATGCCGGCCTCCTTTCAGAGTTTGATATCCGCTAGGCCCGTGACTGCGCAACCCTTCACCCAGTCGATGGTCTCGCCGGGCACTTTGGTGGAGATGGGGATGAACACGTCGATCTCCAGGTTGCGCTTCCAGTGGGTCTCGAGTTGCGCCACAGCCTGCACAAGCTGCACTCGCGAGCGCGGACCGTTCACCCTCGCCAGACCGACCCTCACGCCCTCAAGGATGCTGATGATGGGAACCCACTTGTCGTCATACGGCTCGCGGGGTACCCACTCATCCGCCGGCTTCTTGAGCGGGCCGGACGCCTGCGCGAAATGCTCGGACAGCGCGTCAGCGATGGACTTCGACCAGATTCGCGCGAGTTCGTCCTCAGTTACATTCGCGCGCTCGGCGTCGAGGGGGGAGACTGTGACAAGGAGCGTCTCGCCAATCTTCACGATGGACATGCCCTGGACGGTGGTGGTGCCCACGTCCGCGG
It encodes:
- the mdh gene encoding malate dehydrogenase, producing the protein MKVTVVGAGNVGATCAQRIAENAIADVYLVDVLEGFAAGKALDLAEAAPIVGHGSRISGGTEYGPAEGSDLVVITAGIARKPGMSRDDLLATNGKITTEVVTNVMAHAPEAILLMVSNPLDVTTYIAQQVSGHPRERVFGMAGVLDTARFRAFIAMELDCSPEDVTAMVLGGHGDSMVPLPRHSTVSGIPVTELIPEDRLASIVQRTRDGGAEIVGLLKTGSAFYAPSAAVTQMVASILRDEKRILPTCVQLTGEYGLDDVFVGVPAKLGKSGIEQIIELDLNEEESAALRKSADAVRETVNAWKAMA